From a single Flavobacterium sp. genomic region:
- a CDS encoding protein-L-isoaspartate(D-aspartate) O-methyltransferase, with amino-acid sequence MKDTNKHQGLRNQLVKQLEEKGITDKNVLAAISKIPRHLFLDSSFEDFAYQDKAFPIGADQTISQPYTVAFQSQLLEIKKEHKILEIGTGSGYQTAVLCKLGAIVYSIERQNQLFKKTSLLLPKLSIRPKKLIFGDGYKGFAEEAPFDGIIVTAGAPFIPQPLMAQLKIGGRLVIPVGEKDQIMTLLIRKNETQFEKHEFGDFRFVPLLENKN; translated from the coding sequence TTGAAAGATACTAATAAACATCAAGGACTTAGAAATCAGCTTGTAAAGCAGTTGGAAGAAAAAGGAATTACCGATAAGAATGTATTGGCAGCTATTAGTAAAATTCCACGTCATTTATTTTTAGATTCGAGTTTTGAAGATTTTGCTTATCAAGATAAAGCATTTCCTATAGGTGCTGATCAAACTATTTCACAACCCTACACTGTAGCTTTTCAATCTCAATTATTAGAAATTAAAAAAGAGCATAAAATTCTAGAAATTGGAACTGGAAGTGGTTATCAAACGGCAGTTTTGTGTAAATTGGGAGCAATTGTCTATTCCATTGAACGACAAAATCAATTGTTTAAAAAGACCTCACTTTTGTTGCCAAAATTGAGTATTCGTCCGAAAAAATTAATATTTGGCGATGGTTACAAAGGTTTTGCCGAGGAGGCTCCTTTTGATGGTATCATTGTGACAGCTGGAGCTCCATTTATTCCACAACCATTGATGGCACAATTAAAAATAGGAGGAAGGTTAGTAATTCCGGTAGGAGAAAAAGATCAAATTATGACGTTGTTGATTCGTAAAAACGAGACACAGTTTGAAAAGCATGAATTTGGTGATTTCCGTTTTGTACCTCTTTTAGAAAATAAAAATTAA
- a CDS encoding Gfo/Idh/MocA family oxidoreductase: MLRVGVLGAGHLGKIHLRLLKQSEKYELVGFYDAFDENANKVAAEFGYKKFDSIAALIDAVDVVDIVTPTLQHFECAKQVIEAGKHIFIEKPISNTVEEAEEIIALAKKHNVKGQVGHVERFNPAFTAVKDKIKNPMFIETHRLAEFNPRGTDVPVVLDLMIHDIDAILSVVKSKVKSINASSVAVISDSPDITNARIEFENGCVANITSSRISMKNMRKSRFFQKDAYIAVDYLDKVCEIVRMQDAPEVPGDFDMILQNAEGVKKQIYFDNPNVQANNAILDELETFADAINNDTTPIVTLEDGTEALRVAYQIIDCMNK, translated from the coding sequence ATGCTAAGAGTAGGCGTTTTAGGTGCGGGTCACCTTGGAAAAATACATTTACGATTATTAAAACAATCAGAAAAATATGAATTAGTAGGCTTTTACGATGCTTTTGATGAAAATGCAAACAAAGTAGCTGCCGAATTTGGTTACAAAAAATTTGATTCCATTGCTGCGTTAATTGATGCGGTTGATGTTGTTGATATTGTAACTCCTACATTACAACATTTTGAATGTGCTAAACAAGTTATTGAAGCTGGTAAACACATTTTTATTGAAAAACCAATCTCAAATACAGTTGAAGAAGCCGAAGAAATTATCGCTTTAGCTAAAAAACACAATGTTAAAGGTCAGGTTGGACATGTAGAACGTTTTAATCCTGCGTTTACCGCTGTGAAAGATAAAATCAAGAATCCAATGTTTATTGAAACGCATCGTTTGGCTGAATTTAATCCACGTGGTACTGATGTTCCTGTGGTTTTAGATTTGATGATTCACGATATTGATGCGATTTTAAGCGTAGTAAAATCAAAAGTAAAATCTATTAACGCTAGTAGTGTTGCGGTGATTTCAGATTCTCCAGACATTACCAATGCACGAATTGAATTTGAAAACGGTTGCGTAGCCAATATTACTTCGAGTCGTATCTCCATGAAAAACATGCGCAAATCGCGTTTCTTCCAAAAAGACGCCTACATTGCTGTTGACTATTTAGACAAAGTGTGTGAAATTGTTCGCATGCAAGATGCTCCAGAAGTACCTGGCGATTTTGATATGATTTTACAAAATGCCGAAGGCGTAAAAAAACAAATCTATTTTGACAATCCAAATGTACAAGCTAATAATGCGATTTTGGACGAATTAGAAACATTTGCAGATGCCATCAATAACGACACCACACCCATCGTAACATTAGAAGACGGAACCGAAGCATTACGTGTGGCGTATCAGATTATTGATTGTATGAATAAGTAA
- a CDS encoding 3-hydroxyacyl-CoA dehydrogenase family protein yields the protein MNTIAVIGAGTMGNGIAHTFAQSGFTVKLIDISDKSLEKGMATIAANLDRMVSKGTITEDDKIKTIGNIITYTDIKDGVVGCDLVVEAATENVTLKMNIFKQLSDVCNHNVILASNTSSISITQIGAQVVHPERVIGMHFMNPVPIMKLVEIIRGYSTSDEVTKIIMDLSVKLGKTPTEVNDYPGFVANRILMPMINESIETLYNGVAGVQEIDTVMKLGMAHPMGPLQLADFIGLDVCLSILNVMYDGFKNPKYAPCPLLVNMVMAGKLGVKSGEGFYDYSESKKAEKIAKQFSK from the coding sequence ATGAACACAATAGCTGTAATTGGTGCAGGAACTATGGGCAACGGAATTGCACATACTTTTGCACAAAGCGGATTTACCGTAAAATTAATTGATATTTCAGACAAATCATTAGAAAAAGGAATGGCAACTATAGCTGCTAACCTTGACAGAATGGTTTCAAAAGGAACTATTACGGAAGATGACAAAATCAAAACCATCGGAAATATTATTACGTACACTGACATCAAAGACGGTGTGGTAGGTTGTGATTTAGTAGTGGAAGCGGCTACCGAAAACGTTACTTTAAAAATGAACATCTTCAAACAATTGAGCGATGTTTGTAACCATAACGTAATTTTAGCTTCTAACACTTCTTCAATTTCTATCACTCAAATTGGAGCACAAGTTGTTCATCCAGAAAGAGTTATCGGAATGCACTTTATGAATCCGGTGCCAATTATGAAATTGGTTGAAATTATCCGTGGATATTCTACTTCGGATGAAGTGACTAAAATCATCATGGATTTATCAGTTAAATTAGGAAAAACACCTACTGAAGTAAACGATTATCCAGGTTTTGTAGCCAACAGAATCTTAATGCCTATGATTAACGAATCAATCGAGACATTATATAACGGAGTTGCTGGTGTACAAGAAATTGATACCGTGATGAAATTAGGAATGGCGCACCCAATGGGACCATTACAATTAGCAGACTTCATCGGATTAGACGTTTGTTTGTCTATCTTAAACGTAATGTACGACGGATTCAAAAATCCAAAATACGCACCTTGTCCATTATTAGTAAACATGGTAATGGCTGGAAAATTAGGTGTAAAATCGGGTGAAGGATTTTATGATTATTCTGAAAGCAAAAAAGCAGAGAAAATTGCAAAACAATTTTCAAAGTAA
- a CDS encoding DUF1015 domain-containing protein translates to MAKIKPFKAVRPAADKVALVTCRTYDDYSSAELAAWLDFNPYSFLHVIHPAYANAQKVSLEKRFKAVANKYQDFKHDQILIEEEHPVFYLYEIQSKGQTFTGIIAGTSVKDYQDNVIKKHEDTLQYRVELFKDYLHQTNFNTEPVLITYPDSVEINTFIALRKKSKPVYEYSTTNKEKHTLWKIDTQSEIDWLQEHFEGIPNLYIADGHHRSASAELLYEQDKHLGNENLNYFMSFLIAESNVKIYEFNRLIRDLNGLSKDDFIKKLSENFIIKAKDQEIWKPQNKFEFGMYLDGSFYALFYKHENHNKSSILDSLDAQILYNKVLFPILGIEDLRNDERIDYIPGKQSISVIKDLIDEGEFEVGFMLYPSDINEIKALADNNLIMPPKSTYIEPKFRSGLVVYEL, encoded by the coding sequence ATGGCTAAAATAAAACCTTTCAAAGCAGTTCGTCCGGCAGCGGATAAAGTTGCCTTAGTTACTTGCAGAACGTATGACGATTACAGTTCGGCTGAGCTTGCTGCTTGGTTGGATTTTAATCCGTATTCGTTTTTGCATGTGATTCATCCTGCTTATGCCAATGCGCAAAAAGTGTCTTTGGAAAAGCGTTTTAAAGCCGTTGCAAACAAATATCAAGATTTTAAACACGACCAAATTCTGATTGAAGAAGAACATCCTGTTTTTTATCTGTACGAAATTCAGTCAAAAGGACAAACTTTTACTGGAATTATTGCTGGAACTTCGGTGAAAGATTACCAAGATAACGTCATCAAAAAACACGAAGACACCTTGCAATATCGGGTGGAATTATTCAAAGATTATTTACATCAAACGAATTTTAACACCGAACCCGTTTTAATCACTTATCCTGATAGTGTGGAGATTAATACGTTTATTGCGTTGCGAAAAAAGAGTAAACCTGTTTACGAATATTCAACTACCAATAAAGAAAAACACACGCTTTGGAAAATTGATACACAATCGGAAATCGATTGGCTACAAGAACATTTTGAAGGAATTCCAAATTTATATATTGCAGACGGGCATCATCGCTCGGCTTCAGCGGAATTGTTATACGAACAAGACAAGCATTTAGGCAATGAAAACTTGAATTATTTCATGAGTTTTTTAATTGCCGAAAGTAATGTCAAAATTTACGAATTCAACCGATTAATTCGCGATTTGAATGGTTTGAGTAAAGATGATTTTATCAAAAAATTATCCGAAAACTTTATCATTAAAGCGAAAGACCAAGAAATATGGAAACCCCAAAACAAGTTTGAATTTGGCATGTATTTAGATGGTAGTTTTTATGCCCTTTTTTACAAACATGAAAACCACAATAAATCTTCGATTCTAGATAGTTTGGACGCTCAAATTTTATACAACAAAGTATTATTTCCAATATTAGGCATCGAAGATTTACGTAACGACGAACGAATTGATTACATTCCTGGAAAGCAATCCATTTCGGTAATAAAAGATCTAATCGATGAAGGCGAATTTGAAGTAGGCTTCATGCTCTACCCCTCTGATATCAATGAAATAAAAGCGTTAGCCGATAATAATTTAATCATGCCGCCAAAATCAACATACATTGAACCGAAGTTTAGAAGTGGTTTGGTGGTGTATGAGCTTTAA
- a CDS encoding YggS family pyridoxal phosphate-dependent enzyme → MSISINLNTIKSQIPARVTLVAVSKTKPVADLMEAYDAGQRIFGENKIQEMTDKWEVMPKDIEWHMIGHVQTNKVKFMAPYVSLIHGVDSLKLLQEINKQATKNNRVIDCLLQVYIAEEESKFGLDEQELEELMKQVQNDKDNFKNIRIVGLMGMATFTENKNQIEKEFKHLKTIFDKYKTLNTEHFQLNTLSMGMSGDYQLAISCGSTMVRIGSSIFGSR, encoded by the coding sequence ATGTCAATCTCAATAAACCTCAATACCATAAAATCCCAAATTCCAGCACGTGTTACATTGGTAGCGGTTTCAAAAACCAAACCTGTGGCTGATTTAATGGAAGCTTACGATGCTGGGCAACGTATTTTTGGAGAAAACAAAATCCAAGAAATGACCGATAAATGGGAAGTCATGCCAAAAGACATTGAATGGCACATGATTGGTCACGTGCAAACCAACAAAGTAAAATTCATGGCGCCTTATGTGAGTTTGATTCATGGCGTGGATAGTTTGAAATTATTACAAGAAATCAACAAACAAGCGACAAAAAATAATCGCGTAATTGATTGTTTATTACAAGTGTATATTGCCGAAGAAGAAAGTAAATTTGGATTAGATGAACAAGAATTGGAAGAGCTAATGAAACAAGTTCAGAATGACAAGGATAATTTTAAAAACATCAGAATCGTTGGTTTAATGGGAATGGCAACGTTCACCGAAAATAAAAACCAAATCGAAAAAGAATTCAAGCATCTAAAAACGATTTTTGATAAATACAAAACACTGAACACTGAACACTTTCAACTGAACACTCTCTCAATGGGCATGTCGGGCGATTATCAACTCGCAATTTCATGCGGAAGTACAATGGTTCGAATTGGAAGTAGTATATTTGGATCCAGATAA
- a CDS encoding exonuclease domain-containing protein codes for MYCILDIETTGGQFNEEGITEIAIYKFDGHEVVDQFISLVNPEKPIQPFVVKLTGINNAMLRSAPKFYEVAKRIIEITEGCVVVAHNASFDYRILKTEFRRLGYDFKKQTLCTVELAKKLIPEQESYSLGKLVRALGIPMADRHRASGDAMATVKLFKMLMAKDVEKEIVKSFIKTEIKSGISPKLLDIVESLPSKTGIYYIHNEKGDLIYIGKSKNIKKRVNQHFTGTSSKSKKIQRDVFAVSVEETGSELIALLKESEEIKINKPIYNRAQRKSIFQYALYMHKNVEGYLALSVEKADGRKKEITSFTTLQEGRNALFKITEKHNLCQKINGLYITKNACFQHKIKECNGACIGEESPESYNERVTEFIEENAFENNNMIIIDRGRTFDERSAVLIENGVYKGYCFYELNYQITNIDILKNIIIPMQHNRDIKTIIQSYLRKNKVYKVIKF; via the coding sequence ATTTATTGCATACTCGACATAGAAACCACTGGAGGCCAATTCAACGAAGAAGGAATTACCGAAATCGCCATTTATAAATTTGATGGTCATGAGGTGGTGGACCAATTCATTAGTTTGGTAAATCCAGAAAAGCCAATTCAACCTTTTGTGGTGAAATTGACTGGGATTAATAATGCCATGCTTAGAAGTGCTCCAAAATTCTATGAAGTTGCTAAAAGAATTATCGAAATTACAGAAGGCTGCGTTGTCGTAGCTCATAATGCATCTTTCGATTATCGTATTTTAAAAACCGAATTCAGACGTTTGGGTTATGATTTCAAGAAACAAACTCTTTGCACGGTTGAATTAGCTAAAAAGTTAATTCCGGAACAAGAATCGTATAGTTTAGGAAAATTAGTTCGTGCGTTAGGAATTCCAATGGCAGACCGTCACAGAGCTAGTGGTGATGCCATGGCAACTGTGAAGTTGTTCAAAATGTTGATGGCAAAAGACGTTGAAAAAGAAATCGTAAAAAGTTTCATTAAAACGGAAATCAAATCGGGAATTTCACCAAAACTATTAGATATCGTAGAAAGTTTGCCTTCCAAAACGGGAATCTACTACATTCACAATGAAAAAGGCGATTTGATTTACATTGGTAAAAGTAAAAACATCAAAAAACGCGTCAACCAACATTTCACGGGAACTTCAAGTAAAAGTAAAAAAATACAACGCGATGTATTTGCTGTCTCAGTTGAAGAAACGGGTAGCGAATTAATAGCACTTTTAAAAGAAAGTGAAGAAATTAAAATCAACAAACCTATTTATAATAGAGCGCAACGCAAAAGCATTTTTCAATATGCCTTATACATGCATAAAAATGTAGAAGGTTATTTAGCGTTAAGCGTTGAAAAAGCAGATGGTCGTAAAAAAGAAATTACGTCATTCACTACCTTACAAGAAGGAAGAAATGCTTTGTTTAAAATTACCGAAAAACACAATTTGTGTCAGAAAATCAATGGTTTATACATTACAAAAAACGCTTGTTTTCAACATAAAATAAAAGAATGCAATGGTGCTTGTATTGGCGAAGAATCTCCGGAAAGTTATAACGAAAGAGTAACCGAATTTATAGAGGAAAACGCTTTTGAAAACAACAACATGATTATCATTGATCGCGGTAGAACTTTTGATGAAAGAAGTGCTGTCTTAATTGAGAATGGTGTTTACAAAGGTTATTGCTTTTACGAATTAAATTATCAAATTACTAACATCGATATTCTGAAAAACATCATTATACCGATGCAACATAATCGCGATATTAAAACGATTATTCAAAGTTATTTACGCAAAAACAAAGTTTACAAAGTAATTAAGTTTTAA
- the miaA gene encoding tRNA (adenosine(37)-N6)-dimethylallyltransferase MiaA, whose product MNYLITIIGPTAIGKTALSIALAQHFGCDIISCDSRQFFKEMKIGTAVPSDEELAATPHHFIQNKSIFESYSVGDFEQEALAKLDELFQKNNIQIMVGGSGLYVEAVLKGFDDFPDIDDSVRETINTKFDSLGIEYLQEQLQKLDSEYYQKLQTENPQTLQNPQRMKRFVEVCLGTGKPYSSFIGKRKNVRNFTPIIIGLEADREIMYDRINQRVDIMLNEGLLAEAQALYPNKQLNALQTVGYRELFDYFEGKTTLEFAIEQIKMNTRRFAKRQITWFKRTENVSWFDYLMDKKEIIKKIESQIQKL is encoded by the coding sequence TTGAATTACCTAATCACAATCATCGGGCCAACAGCCATCGGAAAAACGGCGCTAAGTATTGCTTTAGCACAACATTTTGGTTGCGATATTATTTCGTGCGATAGCCGTCAGTTTTTTAAAGAAATGAAAATTGGTACGGCTGTTCCAAGTGATGAAGAATTAGCTGCGACACCACATCATTTTATTCAAAATAAATCGATTTTTGAAAGTTATTCAGTTGGTGATTTTGAACAAGAAGCTTTAGCTAAATTGGACGAATTATTTCAGAAAAACAACATTCAAATTATGGTCGGTGGTTCAGGTTTGTATGTGGAGGCGGTTTTGAAAGGATTTGATGATTTTCCGGATATTGATGATTCGGTAAGAGAAACAATTAATACAAAATTTGATAGCTTAGGTATCGAATATTTGCAAGAGCAATTACAAAAATTAGATTCGGAATATTATCAAAAATTGCAAACTGAAAATCCGCAAACACTTCAAAATCCGCAACGAATGAAACGTTTTGTGGAAGTATGTTTAGGAACGGGAAAACCCTATTCAAGTTTTATTGGAAAACGAAAAAATGTGAGAAACTTCACTCCTATTATCATTGGTTTAGAAGCGGACAGAGAAATAATGTACGATAGAATCAACCAACGCGTTGATATCATGCTAAATGAAGGCCTTTTAGCCGAAGCACAAGCATTGTATCCAAATAAACAATTGAATGCATTGCAAACAGTTGGTTACAGAGAATTATTCGATTATTTTGAGGGAAAAACAACCTTAGAATTCGCTATCGAACAAATTAAAATGAATACGCGACGTTTTGCTAAACGACAAATCACTTGGTTTAAACGAACTGAAAATGTGAGTTGGTTTGATTATTTGATGGATAAAAAAGAGATTATAAAAAAAATAGAATCACAGATTCAAAAATTATAA
- a CDS encoding acyl-[acyl-carrier-protein] thioesterase: MPISPHFTSILKQEYEINFLQCYPNGLLKYTDLCNIFQITAGIHADLGGISFSDMQEHHQAWVMSKMRLEIISLPKWKEKVTVKTWIKSLENSRSTRCLELYRGNEKLAGCETYWAVLNTQIRRPENLALPHEHFIKYPEHSATEKSVQRINLDIPFEKVLDYKVQLSDLDIVNHANNVKYLEWCLNTMDRKFILKQHIKGFEMNFLKELNLNDEVIISNNENTYVISKEDKICFALEINE, translated from the coding sequence ATGCCCATTTCTCCTCATTTTACTTCTATCTTAAAACAAGAATACGAAATCAACTTTCTACAATGCTATCCAAATGGTTTGTTGAAATACACCGATTTATGCAATATTTTTCAAATCACTGCTGGAATTCATGCCGATTTAGGTGGAATTAGTTTTAGTGATATGCAAGAACATCACCAAGCTTGGGTAATGAGCAAAATGCGTTTAGAAATTATCAGCTTACCGAAATGGAAAGAGAAAGTTACCGTAAAAACGTGGATTAAATCGTTAGAAAATTCGCGTTCAACTCGATGTTTGGAATTGTATCGTGGTAATGAAAAATTAGCAGGTTGCGAAACCTATTGGGCAGTATTGAATACTCAAATCAGAAGACCTGAAAATTTAGCTTTACCTCACGAGCATTTTATCAAATATCCAGAACACAGCGCTACTGAAAAATCGGTACAACGAATTAATTTGGATATTCCTTTTGAAAAAGTTTTGGATTACAAAGTACAATTATCAGATTTAGATATTGTAAATCACGCTAACAATGTAAAATACCTAGAATGGTGTCTAAATACCATGGATAGAAAATTTATCCTAAAACAGCACATAAAAGGTTTTGAAATGAATTTTCTAAAAGAATTGAATTTGAATGACGAAGTGATCATTTCAAATAATGAAAATACATATGTAATCTCTAAAGAAGATAAGATTTGCTTCGCATTAGAAATAAACGAATAA
- a CDS encoding response regulator transcription factor: MEAKKILLVEDDPNFGAVLKDYLMINDFEVTLAKNGMEGFEKFKKDTYDLCILDVMMPYKDGYTLAREIREKNQEVPIIFLTAKTLKEDVLKGYKVGADDYLNKPFDSEVLLMKIKAIIQRKASEVKPDTTKFEFEIGKFHLNSKLRFLTFPGQEPIKLSPKECELLKMLALHENDLMPRELALTKIWRDDNYFTSRSMDVYIAKLRKFLKQDENVEILNIHGEGFRLVIKK; encoded by the coding sequence ATGGAAGCAAAAAAAATATTATTAGTTGAAGACGATCCAAATTTTGGCGCTGTTTTAAAAGATTATTTAATGATCAATGATTTTGAAGTGACGTTAGCAAAAAACGGAATGGAAGGCTTTGAAAAATTTAAAAAAGATACATACGATTTATGCATCTTGGATGTCATGATGCCCTATAAAGATGGTTACACTTTAGCTAGAGAAATTCGTGAAAAGAATCAAGAAGTGCCTATTATTTTCTTAACAGCAAAAACACTAAAAGAAGATGTGTTGAAAGGATATAAAGTAGGAGCAGACGATTATTTAAACAAACCGTTTGATTCAGAAGTGCTTTTAATGAAAATTAAAGCTATTATCCAAAGAAAAGCTTCAGAAGTGAAACCAGATACAACTAAATTTGAATTTGAAATTGGTAAATTCCATTTAAACTCAAAATTACGTTTCTTAACTTTTCCTGGGCAAGAACCTATTAAATTATCACCAAAAGAGTGTGAGCTATTAAAAATGTTAGCACTTCATGAAAATGACTTAATGCCTAGAGAATTAGCATTAACAAAAATTTGGAGAGATGATAATTATTTCACTTCAAGAAGTATGGACGTATATATCGCTAAATTGAGAAAATTCTTAAAACAAGATGAAAATGTAGAAATCTTAAACATTCATGGTGAAGGTTTTAGATTAGTAATCAAAAAATAA
- a CDS encoding HAMP domain-containing sensor histidine kinase has product MNKSRFRLLVFLMSLSLIGIILVQLYWISTSLDKNEEEFKYHVQQVLGNVSNTINEKEMVSFYNYYNKIIDSTGKIPKEEELKEIYFYERDKKTNETIIYTNTLVAENYGINGSFFDKNAEAINFGKVISKRKTEVFNGNTINDGTLKIRSFPDVSMKKVGSVTSLDKANFEVTFKDVVSLKPLQERVSTEQLGKYLKDELHKYGVKTPFEFGIYSNGLATKIRSEDFKYNSNTTYGIPVFQDNEGLSKYQLLVSFPQKNKFVFSSLIGISSLSLLFTLVIVLTYSSALNQLIKQKQISEIKTDFINNMTHEFKTPIATINLALDAIKNPKIIDDKEKVQRYLQMIKEENKRMHAQVENVLRISKLEKNELDISKEPRDVSEIIEDAIEHVSLIVEDREGIIHQHFNAQRNTILLNEVHFTNVLVNVLDNAIKYSPNAPVIDVFTENIKDFILIKIQDQGAGMSKVAQKRVFEKFYREHTGDLHNVKGHGLGLAYVKQIIEDHNGQIFVESEKGKGSTFIIKLPLIN; this is encoded by the coding sequence ATGAATAAATCAAGATTTAGATTATTGGTCTTTTTAATGAGTTTGTCATTAATAGGAATTATTTTAGTTCAATTGTATTGGATATCTACTTCTTTGGATAAAAATGAAGAAGAATTCAAATACCATGTGCAACAAGTTTTAGGAAACGTTTCTAATACAATCAATGAAAAAGAAATGGTTTCTTTCTATAACTATTATAATAAAATTATTGATAGCACCGGAAAAATACCTAAAGAAGAAGAATTAAAAGAGATTTATTTTTACGAGCGTGATAAAAAAACGAATGAAACTATAATTTACACGAACACATTAGTCGCTGAAAATTATGGTATTAACGGTTCTTTTTTCGATAAAAACGCTGAAGCTATTAATTTTGGGAAAGTTATTTCAAAAAGAAAAACGGAAGTTTTTAATGGAAATACTATAAATGATGGAACGTTAAAGATTCGTTCTTTTCCAGATGTTTCCATGAAAAAAGTAGGAAGCGTTACAAGTTTAGACAAAGCAAATTTTGAAGTAACATTTAAAGATGTAGTCTCTTTAAAACCATTGCAAGAAAGAGTTTCGACGGAACAATTAGGTAAATATTTAAAAGACGAACTTCATAAGTATGGTGTAAAAACACCTTTTGAATTTGGAATATACAGTAATGGTTTAGCAACTAAAATACGTTCTGAAGACTTTAAATACAATAGTAATACAACATATGGGATACCTGTATTTCAAGACAATGAAGGACTTTCTAAATATCAATTATTAGTTAGTTTTCCACAAAAAAATAAATTTGTTTTTTCTTCATTAATTGGAATTTCAAGTCTGTCTTTATTGTTTACTTTGGTTATTGTTTTAACTTATTCAAGTGCCTTGAATCAATTAATAAAACAAAAACAAATTTCTGAAATCAAAACCGATTTCATTAACAATATGACGCATGAATTTAAAACGCCTATTGCTACTATCAATTTAGCTTTAGATGCAATTAAGAATCCAAAAATTATTGATGATAAAGAAAAAGTGCAACGATATCTTCAAATGATAAAAGAAGAAAACAAACGAATGCACGCTCAGGTTGAAAATGTTTTACGAATTTCTAAATTAGAAAAAAACGAATTAGATATTTCAAAAGAACCTCGAGATGTTTCAGAAATTATTGAAGATGCAATAGAGCATGTTAGTTTAATTGTAGAAGATAGAGAAGGAATTATTCATCAACATTTTAATGCACAACGAAATACAATCCTTTTAAACGAAGTTCATTTTACCAACGTATTAGTAAATGTGTTAGATAATGCAATTAAATATTCGCCAAATGCACCAGTAATTGATGTATTTACCGAAAATATTAAAGACTTTATCTTGATTAAAATTCAAGATCAAGGAGCAGGAATGAGTAAAGTAGCTCAAAAAAGAGTTTTTGAAAAATTCTATCGTGAACATACTGGAGATTTACACAATGTTAAAGGTCACGGTTTAGGTTTAGCGTATGTAAAACAAATTATTGAAGACCATAACGGGCAAATATTTGTAGAAAGCGAAAAAGGAAAAGGTAGCACCTTTATTATAAAATTACCATTAATAAATTAA
- the coaE gene encoding dephospho-CoA kinase (Dephospho-CoA kinase (CoaE) performs the final step in coenzyme A biosynthesis.) codes for MTRIIGLTGGIGSGKSTVANYIASKGIPVYIADEEAKKIMERTDVKHNIQNLFPQSVLNDDNTLNRNKIAEFVFSNPEKLKQLNAIVHPEVKNHFGNWINEHKNVPFIIKEVAILFETGGHKDCDKVILITAPEEVRIERAMKRDNSSKKSVSARIKNQLPEADKIKLSDFVVENTNLETTLLKIDEILKILAKT; via the coding sequence ATGACTAGAATTATTGGTTTAACAGGTGGGATAGGAAGTGGTAAATCTACCGTAGCTAATTATATTGCTTCAAAAGGTATTCCAGTTTACATAGCAGATGAAGAAGCTAAGAAAATAATGGAACGTACTGATGTTAAACATAATATTCAAAATTTGTTTCCCCAATCCGTTTTAAATGATGATAACACTTTAAATCGGAATAAAATTGCTGAATTTGTATTTTCTAATCCTGAGAAATTAAAACAACTAAATGCGATTGTTCATCCAGAAGTTAAAAATCATTTTGGTAATTGGATAAATGAACATAAAAATGTCCCTTTTATAATTAAAGAAGTAGCTATTTTGTTTGAAACAGGAGGTCATAAAGATTGCGATAAAGTAATCTTAATAACAGCTCCAGAAGAAGTTAGGATAGAAAGAGCTATGAAACGAGATAATTCAAGTAAAAAGAGCGTTTCAGCACGAATTAAAAATCAACTTCCCGAAGCAGATAAAATAAAACTAAGCGATTTTGTTGTAGAAAATACAAATTTGGAAACAACTTTATTAAAAATTGATGAAATTCTTAAAATTTTAGCAAAAACATAA